From a region of the Vanrija pseudolonga chromosome 2, complete sequence genome:
- the cnd2 gene encoding Condensin complex subunit 2 has protein sequence MPTPSASPSPLRPKHLNKKHQSVIADNSPTPSPLRSSIKANLKMNDDAAERAARRRSAHFGDLGVGKENIHADGGQSRKASAMSAKDGPQHQRRAKRLSAVAPAIPVSMEVMNTNFEEWMKLATDNKITSANTWNFALIDYFHDLTLLRNGPDDQSINFQKASCTLDGCVKIWTSRVDSVATETGKLLSGLAGGGGGDGEDGDADDDDESGEPKATRKTHRSEATLAKTFAALQVKKFDLEFTVDPLFKKTSADFDEGGAMGLLMNHLGIDGTGRVVFDAGDAVVDEDDEEEEEALEEEIIDITALREFIPTPEITEDLKISDTLAAFHFSADPADMPDLAAIAGLTSNDYADDPVREGSVPLGTGEAVDFFGDDDFNGGGGGFDDDGSVAGDVGGFGDDVFGPGPSVPGGALGMARPGEGHGPFDPRHGAGQELVMALVDTDDNAGMFDYFDAGFAKAWAGAEHWKLRKVARKDPVAAAATKEKKEKKEPFKIDFLGESSQTTKALFAPGTKSATQLPGSSRRGSKKSAAAARREEWLLPDDMHFSSRQLLRLFLKPKFALRMRRSTAQYAQNLNGDIDENFWAQAASDQAGGGGFDTMDMDEAPLPFESQFFHDDGDGDDDAFIDDALDPVDDLAPGEEHDDLWRATQGQELRRPRPENVHYAKKAKRVDVKRLKDDIWNDLKVLVDTNARPQGAVPELDPESESAPASDAEAEAPQTPKEPVQTFDKVIQTLRGSYPREKMSEISTSFCFICLLHLANEEGLRIETARTDGLDGVDSGFKGFAELEDDDTVRPPQQKRMDEGERVDRVVGELQALKVYKDPNAGRAA, from the exons ATGCCCACACCATCGGCATCACCGTCACCGCTACGGCCAAAACATCTAAACAAGAAACATCAATCCGTCATCGCCGACAactcgcccacgccgtccCCGCTCCGTTCGTCAATCAAGGCCAACCTCAAGATGAACGACgatgcggccgagcgcgcggccagaAGACGCTCAGCGCACTTTggtgacctcggcgtcggcaaggagaacatccacgccgacggcggccagtCGCGCAAGGCCTCGGCCATGTCGGCCAAGGACGGACCCCAGCACCAGCGTCGCGCGAAGCGCCTGAGCGCCGTCGCTCCCGCCATCCCCGTCAGCATGGAGGTCATGAACACCAACTTTGAGGAGTGGATGAAGCTCGCCACGGACAAC aaAATCACGTCCGCAAACACCTGGAACTTTGCCCTCATCGACTACTTCCATGACCTTACGCTGCTCCGCAACGGCCCGGACGACCAGA GCATCAACTTCCAGAAGGCGTCGTGCACTTTGGATGGATGTGTGAAGATCTGGACGTCCCGTGTGGACAGTGTTGCTACTGAGACCGGCAAGCTGCTCAGTGGTCTCGCTGGTGGGGGTGGCG GAGATGGTGAAGAtggcgatgccgacgacgacgacgagtctgGCGAACCCAAGGCCACTCGCAAG ACGCACCGCTCCGAGGCCACCCTCGCCAAGACCTTTGCTGCGCTTCAGGTCAAGAAGTTTGACCTCGAGTTCACGGTCGACCCCCTGTTCAAGAAGACCAgcgccgactttgacgaAGGAGGTGCCATGGGTCTGCTCATGAACCATCTCGGTATCGACGGTACCGGCCGTGTCGTCTTTGACGCTGGTGATgccgtcgttgacgaggatgacgaggaggaagaggaggcgctcgaggaagaGATAATCGACATCACTGCTCTTCGAGAGTTCATCCCTACGCCCGAGATCACCGAGGACCTCAAGATCTCggacacgctcgcggcgtTCCACTTCAGCGCCGACCCGGCCGACATGCCCGATCTGGCTGCGATTGCCGGCCTTACGTCCAACGactacgccgacgacccTGTCCGGGAGGGCTCAGTTCccctcggcaccggcgaggCTGTCGACTTCTTcggtgacgacgactttaacggcggaggtggcggctttgacgacgacggctcggtGGCTGGAGATGTTGGTGGCTTTGGTGACGACGTCTTCGGCCCTGGCCCCAGCGTCCCTGGTGGAGCACTCGGCATGGCACGCCCTGGCGAGGGCCATGGCCCCTTCGACCCCCGTCACGGTGCTGGCCAGGAGCTCGTCATGGCCCTtgtcgacacggacgacaACGCGGGCATGTTTGACTACTTTGACGCCGGCTTTGCCAAGGCCTGGGCAGGCGCCGAGCACTGGAAGCTGCGTAAGGTGGCTCGTAAGG accccgtcgccgctgctgctacaaaggagaagaaggagaagaaggagccGTTCAAGATTGACTTCCTGGGGGAGTCGTCGCAGACAACCAAGGCTCTCTTCGCCCCTGGCACAAAGTCGGCTACCCAGCTGCcaggctcgtcgcgccgcggtTCCAAGAAgtctgccgctgctgcccgtcGTGAGGAATGGCTCCTCCCCGACGACATGCACTTTAGCTCTcgccagctgctgcgcctgtTCTTAAAGCCCAAGTTTGCTCTGCGAATGCGTCGATCAACAGCGCAGTACGCTCAGAACCTGAACGGCGACATCGACGAGAACTTCTGGGCTCAAGCAGCATCCGACCAggccggtggtggcggcttCGACACAATGgacatggacgaggcgcCACTTCCATTCGAATCGCAGTTCTTCCACGACGATGGCGatggagacgacgacgcgttcaTTGATGATGCCCTCGACCCAGTAGATGACCTCGCTCctggcgaggagcacgacgaTCTGTGGCGGGCGACCCAGGGCCAAGAATtgcggcgtcctcggccggAGAACGTGCACtacgccaagaaggccaagcgtGTCGACGTCAAGCGCCTCAAAGACGACATCTGGAACGACCTCAAAGTGCTTGTCGACACCAACGCGAGACCACAAGGCGCAGTACCagagctcgaccccgagtccgagtcggcgccagcaagcgacgccgaggccgaggcgccacAAACGCCCAAGGAGCCAGTACAGACGTTTGACAAGGTCATTCAGACACTACGTGGCTCGTACCCGCGCGAGAAGATGTCCGAGATCTCGACATCCTTCTGTTTCATCTGTCTGTTGCACCTGGCCAACGAGGAGGGCCTGCGTATCGAGACGGCGCGGACagacggcctcgacggcgtcgactcggGCTTCAAGGGctttgccgagctcgaagacgacgacactgTGCGCCCACCGCAACAGAAGCGGatggacgagggcgagcgcgtcgaccgtGTCGTTGGTGAGCTGCAGGCGCTCAAGGTCTACAAGGACCCAAATgccggccgcgcggcgtAG
- the MNN21 gene encoding Alpha-1,2-mannosyltransferase MNN21 — MARTPYAKSPRAVEAGGASAYSPAKRGLWTRARLVAVGGGGGGARSGLVRRGLVVGLFFALIVLVYHRDSGLNIVRPDTHRGSADADDWEPPSFPNVHAGSGHHDVLDGDETTTTSTTAAPKKKPGKLTPSASSLHAPAAVLGADIKLPVPQDYSPFYGGKSRRAIDISSDPLPVTATLQERLNVWRNAPGGRGAIDGEVELGKFVQWNLEKCTTISEQHNTHMIQKSANVWASMDRSIVQQKRMELINHMETLVGSQELKDVGEGRGIVMVAGNVDTLMRVKWSVQMLRSYGSQLPVQVYHFPSEAPNPDDEIIQQLADLNVTLVSAVGQKKDPKHNKSYHLKAIAVIQCPWREVLYLDSDSVPARDPEYMFKAPGYERLGIFCTPDYWKTSGNSPMWAIAGVKCRDEWEMETGQMFIDKARHLDVFYLIKYMLYNHHYWFYFSDGDKDIFRWAMLMLRKRWAVPGRWVAAGGLPGGTLSGDFCALSMIQHDAWGVPLFVHYNLMKTVPSGIGLGFSWGRSKQLPLFNTWPATPSTARLGEPRIRPTDGDKRGLGDVDCDMLADADEYGYARAPAQEMIMRRAVRERGVKAKYHGGSLSALCIDLDYVDVRSEERIKEDEKYRESFNTTAVDDAITEWQEAAEEAKRLGEPEPPRPYSVIPDWTSPVELWGWHNDPDMHAFENKIYGLGFVPNGHGF; from the exons ATGGCGCGCACACCGTACGCCAAGAGCccgcgcgcggtcgaggccggcggcgcgagcgcctactcgcccgccaagcgcggcctgtggacgcgggcgcggctcgtcgcggtcggcggcggcggcggcggggcacgTTCTGGcctcgtgcgccgcggcctcgtcgtcggcctgtTCTTCGCGCTCATTGTGCTCGTGTACCACCGCGACAGTGGA TTGAATATTGTCCGACCGGACACGCACCGCGGGtccgctgacgccgacgactggGAGCCCCCGTCCTTCCCCAACGTGCACGCTGGTAGCGGGCACCACGACGTGctggacggcgacgagacgacaacgacgtcgacgaccgccgcgccaaAGAAGAAGCCGGGCAAGCTGAcgccgtccgcgtcgtcgctgcacGCCCCGgcggccgtcctcggcgcggacatTAAGCTGCCCGTGCCGCAGGACTACTCGCCGTTCTATGGAGGCaagtcgcgccgcgcgatTGACATCTCGTCCGACCCGCTGCCTGTCACCGCGACGCTGCAGGAGCGCTTGAACGTCTGGCGTAATGCGCCAGGTGGCCGTGGTGCcatcgacggcgaggtcgagctcggcaagttTGTCCAGTGGAACCTCGAGAAGTGCACCACGATCTCCGAGCAGCACAACACGCACATGATCCAGAAGAGCGCGAATGTCTGGGCGTCGATGGACCGCAGCATTGTCCAACAGAAGCGCATGGAGCTCATCAACCACATGGAGACGCTGGTCGGCTCccaggagctcaaggacgtcggcgagggccgcggcATTGTCATGGTCGCTGGAAACGTCGACACCCTCATGCGTGTCAAGTGGTCGGTGCAGATGCTGCGCTCGTACGGCTCGCAGTTGCCTGTGCAGgtt TACCACTTCCCCTCTGAGGCGCCTAACCCGGACGACGAGATTATCCAGCAGCTCGCTGACCTGAACGTGACCCTTGTGTCGGCAGTCGGCCAGAAGAAGGACCCCAAGCACAACAAGAGCTACCACCTCAAGGCTATCGCCGTCATCCAGTGCCCGTGGCGCGAGGTGCTGTACCTTGACTCGGACAGCGTGCCCGCCCGCGACCCCGAGTACATGTTCAAGGCGCCCGGTTACGAGCGCTTGGGCATCTTCTGCACGCCCGACTACTGGAAGACGAGCGGCAACTCGCCCATGTGGGCCATTGCCGGTGTCAAGTGCCGCGACGAGTGGGAGATGGAGACGGGCCAGATGTTTATCGACAAGGCGcgccacctcgacgtctTCTACCTCATCAAGTACATGCTCTACAACCACCACTACTGGTTCTACTTCTccgacggcgacaaggaCATCTTCCGCTGGGCTATGCTCATGCTGCGCAAGCGCTGGGCTGTGCCTGGGCGCTgggtcgctgctggcggtcTTCCCGGCGGTACGCTCTCTGGCGACTTTTGCGCGCTCAGCATGATCCAGCACGACGCTTGGGGCGTCCCGCTGTTCGTGCACTACAACCTCATGAAGACTGTGCCCTCGGGCATTGGCCTCGGCTTCTCGTGGGGCCGGTCCAAGCAACTGCCGCTGTTCAACACGTGGCCTGCCACGCCTTCCACCGCCAGACTCGGTGAGCCGCGCATCAGACCGACAGACGGCGACaagcgcggcctcggcgacgtagACTGCGACATGCTGGCCGATGCGGACGAGTACGGGTacgcgcgtgcgccggcgcaggaGATGATCatgcgccgtgccgtgcgcgagcgcggcgtcaaggccaagTACCACGGCGGAAGCTTGTCGGCGCTCtgcatcgacctcgactaTGTCGACGTGCGCTCCGAGGAGCGTATCAAGGAGGACGAAAAGTACCGCGAGTCTTTCAACACGActgcggtcgacgacgcgatcaCCGAGTGGcaggaggcggccgaggaggccaagcgtctcggcgagcccgagccgccacgCCCGTACTCTGTCATTCCGGACTGGACCAGCCCCGTCGAACTCTGGGGCTGGCACAACGACCCCGACATGCACGCGTTCGAGAACAAGATCTACGGCCTTGGCTTCGTGCCGAACGGCCACGGATTCTGA
- the Zdhhc15 gene encoding Palmitoyltransferase ZDHHC15 — translation MSVHPSEGEASHHSHDTVRRIVKRLPVVGAWLLLLIPTALFIGSVSVHEVLLDRHEIGRFLCQVIICSALLFMSIMSFIVACSRRPIRPDKSLAPPGARPLKPDEGAVRPQHRRQRDGRIIPRITITDASVGDDDDIPLRLLRPAPAPRRSPPSYSPQPIAEEDDNTKTQNEEARGEEYRDDEDDASEDRALLGKEEEENVGMAVGQPIMAKLGTGGHRWCRKCDAWKPDRCHHCRACGQCVLKMDHHCPWLDNCVGYHNYKAFMLFVTYAALLAGYGASQAGFEAYHFFNDPGAVRPGPHAAAEMDETWEVRISFLPVLHLLLAVVGGTLGLAVGVLAAYHWYLVLNNRSTLEDFFRNVPTALLDPETRGVVEELGARGSRYRTPGAWRPDHILTRPERTRLRREARAINVFDMGWRYNLRSVMLGDAVASTTPGSWRQIVGDVATAAWPLARPKMRAATGGHYFEYDKDGLERLKTVTTELRLGLEPGSMPPASDHSTPRRPAPQVPGYHVERNNGNQWTIGESESESDGE, via the exons ATGAGCGTCCATCCttccgagggcgaggcgtcgCACCACTCGCACGACACGGTCAGGCGGATCGTCAAGCGGCTGCCTGTTGTCG GTGCATGGTTACTGCTATTGATCCCAACGGCGCTGTTCATCGGCTCGGTGTCGGTACACGAGGTCCTGCTTGACCGCCATGAGATCGGCCGCTTCCTCTGCCA AGTCATCATCTGCAGCGCTCTCCTCTTCATGTCCATCATGTCGTTCATCGTCGCGTGCTCTCGCCGCCCAATAAGACCCGACAAGTCGCTCGCGCCACCTGGAGCCCGCCCCCTGAAGCCTGATGAGGGAGCTGTGCGGCCGCAGCACCGCCGACAGCGTGATGGGCGCATCATCCCGCGGATCACCATCACGGACGCAAgcgttggcgacgacgacgatatcccgctgcggctgctgcggccggcgccggcaccgcgtCGCTCCCCGCCATCGTACTCCCCGCAGCCgatcgccgaggaggatgacaACACCAAGACGCAAAACGAAGAGGCCAGAGGGGAAGAGTAccgggacgacgaggacgatgccAGCGAGGACCGCGCGCTCCTGGGcaaggaggaagaggagaaCGTTGGCATGGCCGTCGGCCAGCCCATCATGGCCAAACTCGGCACTGGCGGCCACCGCTGGTGCCGCAAGTGCGATGCCTGGAAGCCGGACCGCTGCCACCACTGCCGTGCTTGCGGCCAGTGTGTTCTGAAGA TGGACCATCATTGCCCATGGCTTGACAACTGTGTCGGGTACCACAACT ACAAAGCGTTCATGCTGTTTGTCACTTACGCGGCGTTGCTGGCTGGATACGGTGCGAGTCAAGCGGGCTTTGAAGCGTACCACTTCTTCAACGATCCCGGCGCGGTGAGGCCTGGCCCTCATGCTGCGGCGGAGATGGACGAGACTTGGGAG GTGCGCATCAGCTTCCTTCCTGTGCTTCACTTGCTGCTGGCTGTTGTCGGTggcacgctcggcctcgcggtggGAGTTCTTGCTGCGTACCACTGGTATCTCGTGTT GAACAACCGATCTACTCTGGAAGACTTCTTCCGAAACGTTCCCACCGCTTTACTGGATCCCGAGACGCGCGGCGTAGTCGAAGAACTCGGTGCCCGAGGATCGCGCTACCGAACGCCTGGAGCGTGGCGACCGGACCACATTCTCACCCGGCCCGAACGCACTCGTCTCCGACGTGAAGCACGGGCGATCAATGTGTTTGACATGGGATGGCGCTACAACCTGCGATCGGTCATGCTGGGTGATGCTGTTGCGTCGACGACTCCAGGGTCGTGGCGCCAGATCGTGGGCGACGTGGCGACAGCTGCGTGGCCGCTGGCAAGGCCGAAGATGAG GGCTGCTACCGGCGGGCACTACTTTGAGTATGACAAGGACGGACTGGAGCGCCTGAAGACTGTGACCACCGAGCTGCGGCTTGGGTTGGAGCCTGGCTCGATGCCGCCAGCCTCTGACCactcgaccccgcgccggcccgcGCCTCAAGTGCCCGGCTATCATGTCGAGCGCAACAATGGCAATCAATGGACGATAGGCGAGTcggagagcgagagcgatGGCGAGTGA